A window of Polaribacter litorisediminis contains these coding sequences:
- a CDS encoding TonB-dependent receptor: protein MVQNSVLLKFLVLFFVLFFFQTAVAQKDKKQTIPLVKLLDKISNTHKVFFTYSSNLLSNSKVQEKGFLNLSLNESISLLEKLTSFFFDDLGNNYYVVYPKKEFKKKQLKSTSKIKTSLQKNNSLNVDKIIIEGIVLSSDNVPLNGATLQEEGSLKGITTNIDGTFKFEINPNNLVTICFIGHNSKTLKLVANKFQTIVLLAGQELDEVKVVGSRNINRVANDTPVAIDFIDIQKTATRSSQVELNQFLQYIIPSFNATKQSGADGADHIDPATLRGLGPDQTLVLINGKRRHQASLINLYGTRGRGNSGTDLNAIPISAIKSIELLRDGASAQYGSDAIAGVINIVLKDSDNELNVNATFGFNNANSHQFFPNQVDGFTYKLGLNYGTKINKGGFLNFTTEVLSRDNTLRQGTAARENFGQAAVKNISLFFNTEIPIYKYTKIYAFGGFNHKNTEAFAFTRTPNSERNVLDLYPSGFNPLITSNILDNSFSVGMTTVFKDWNIDINNTLGRNNFHYLIKNTLNATLEENSPTEFDAGGHELIQNTTSIDFSKYFLAKSYGFNVALGLEYRLDKYKIFSGEEGSYSSYDVNGNLVDSETPVANYSMYNQVVRPGGSQGFPGYAPENEVDRNRSNFGFYLDTEIDFSKKFMLGTALRLEYYTDFGSTLNYKLASRYKLSKKFNVRGSFSTGFRAPSLAQNFYNLTFTNFIGNTPTESLLVANNSPIARRFNIDELKEEKAINFSLGVAAKVSSTINFTADAYYVEIKDRIILSGNFDASDLGLNIQNVQFFANGVHTETTGIDLVLNWKKKFENSQLTFDFSGNMNKMIIADINNKTLDQETFFGVREQQFLLASAPSSKFNLGIKYQYKRLQTSLNFTRFSQIKLIDWQITKDLENFNNSETERLRAATDIYQPRITTDLHVNYKINKIINLQFGANNLLNVYPTKQNDFTDSGGLWDATQMGSNGSFYYTKLNVKL, encoded by the coding sequence ATGGTCCAAAACTCAGTACTTTTAAAATTCTTAGTGCTCTTCTTTGTGCTTTTTTTTTTTCAAACTGCTGTTGCTCAAAAAGACAAGAAGCAAACTATTCCGTTAGTTAAGTTATTAGATAAAATTAGCAATACTCATAAGGTATTCTTTACGTATAGCAGCAATCTCTTATCGAACAGCAAGGTTCAAGAAAAAGGGTTTTTAAATTTATCGCTTAATGAATCTATTTCATTATTAGAAAAATTAACGTCGTTTTTTTTCGATGACTTAGGAAATAATTATTATGTTGTTTATCCGAAGAAAGAATTTAAAAAAAAGCAACTTAAATCAACATCAAAAATAAAAACTAGCCTTCAAAAGAATAATTCTTTAAACGTAGATAAAATTATAATTGAAGGGATCGTTTTAAGCTCAGACAATGTACCTTTAAACGGTGCAACCTTACAAGAAGAGGGTTCTTTAAAGGGAATAACCACGAATATCGATGGTACTTTTAAGTTTGAAATTAATCCTAATAATCTAGTAACAATTTGTTTTATTGGTCATAATTCTAAAACACTAAAGCTTGTTGCAAATAAGTTTCAAACCATTGTGTTATTGGCAGGTCAGGAGTTGGATGAGGTAAAAGTTGTAGGCTCTAGAAATATAAATAGAGTAGCGAATGACACGCCCGTTGCCATTGATTTTATAGATATTCAAAAAACGGCTACCAGAAGCAGTCAAGTAGAATTAAATCAATTTTTGCAATATATAATTCCATCTTTTAACGCTACAAAACAATCGGGTGCAGATGGTGCAGATCACATAGATCCGGCAACTTTAAGAGGTTTAGGACCCGATCAAACATTGGTTTTAATCAACGGAAAAAGAAGGCATCAGGCATCTTTAATCAATTTATATGGCACCAGAGGCAGGGGGAATTCGGGCACGGATTTAAATGCGATTCCTATTTCCGCTATTAAAAGTATAGAATTATTAAGAGATGGTGCTTCGGCGCAATATGGCTCTGATGCTATCGCGGGCGTTATAAATATTGTATTGAAGGATTCGGATAATGAACTGAATGTAAACGCTACTTTTGGGTTTAATAATGCAAATAGTCATCAATTTTTTCCGAATCAAGTAGATGGTTTTACTTATAAATTAGGACTCAATTATGGAACCAAAATTAACAAAGGAGGTTTTCTAAATTTTACGACAGAGGTTTTGTCAAGAGACAATACTTTGAGACAAGGTACCGCGGCAAGAGAAAACTTTGGCCAAGCAGCAGTTAAAAATATAAGCCTTTTTTTTAATACGGAAATTCCGATTTATAAATACACAAAAATATATGCTTTCGGAGGCTTTAATCATAAAAATACGGAGGCGTTTGCTTTCACTAGGACTCCAAATAGTGAAAGAAATGTTTTGGATTTGTATCCTTCAGGATTTAACCCATTAATAACTTCAAACATTCTCGACAATTCATTTTCTGTCGGAATGACTACAGTATTTAAAGATTGGAATATTGACATCAACAATACGTTAGGAAGAAATAATTTTCATTATTTAATTAAAAATACTTTAAATGCTACCTTAGAAGAAAATTCTCCGACCGAGTTTGATGCTGGCGGACATGAATTGATTCAAAACACCACAAGTATCGATTTTTCCAAGTATTTTTTGGCAAAATCATATGGATTTAATGTTGCTTTAGGATTGGAGTATCGATTGGATAAATACAAAATATTTTCTGGAGAAGAAGGGTCTTATAGTTCTTACGATGTTAATGGTAATTTGGTAGATTCAGAAACTCCAGTTGCTAATTATAGCATGTATAACCAGGTTGTTAGGCCGGGAGGTTCTCAAGGTTTTCCAGGATATGCTCCAGAAAATGAAGTAGACAGAAACAGGTCTAATTTTGGTTTTTACTTAGATACAGAGATAGATTTCTCTAAAAAATTCATGCTCGGTACTGCATTGCGTTTAGAGTATTACACAGATTTTGGCAGCACCTTAAATTACAAACTCGCCTCAAGATATAAATTGTCTAAGAAGTTTAATGTTAGGGGTTCTTTCAGTACAGGTTTTAGGGCGCCTTCCTTGGCTCAAAATTTTTACAATTTAACATTTACTAATTTTATTGGAAATACACCCACAGAATCACTTTTAGTAGCTAATAATAGTCCTATTGCAAGAAGATTTAACATTGATGAATTAAAGGAAGAAAAAGCAATTAATTTTAGTTTAGGTGTAGCGGCAAAAGTTAGCTCAACAATTAATTTTACAGCAGATGCTTATTATGTTGAGATTAAGGACAGAATTATTTTAAGTGGTAATTTTGATGCGTCAGATTTAGGTTTAAATATTCAGAATGTTCAGTTTTTTGCAAACGGAGTTCATACAGAAACTACAGGAATTGATTTGGTCTTAAATTGGAAAAAGAAATTTGAAAACAGCCAATTAACTTTCGATTTTTCTGGAAACATGAACAAGATGATTATTGCAGATATCAATAATAAAACATTAGATCAAGAAACTTTCTTTGGAGTAAGAGAGCAACAATTTTTGCTAGCTTCTGCACCAAGTAGTAAATTTAATCTAGGCATTAAATATCAATACAAAAGACTTCAAACTTCTTTAAATTTTACAAGATTTAGTCAGATTAAATTAATCGACTGGCAAATAACAAAAGACTTAGAGAACTTTAATAATTCTGAAACAGAAAGGTTACGTGCCGCGACAGACATTTACCAACCAAGAATAACTACCGACCTTCATGTTAACTACAAAATAAATAAAATCATTAACCTACAATTCGGAGCAAATAATCTGTTAAATGTGTATCCTACAAAACAAAATGATTTTACAGATAGTGGAGGTTTATGGGATGCTACACAAATGGGTTCAAATGGTTCTTTTTACTACACAAAATTGAACGTAAAGCTTTAA
- a CDS encoding TonB-dependent receptor, with the protein MKQKYFLKFCTIAFMFMLPLGIMAQTVKGKVTDSSGEALPYMNIVEKGNKSNGVVSGDNGEFSITFKSLPATIIISSMGFKTKTVKVTNTSFLTIIVNEDNALDEVVITGSRTPVRSNTKSPLPIDIVSSKDLVATGQTTFDKALQFKIPSFNTVQTPVNDATSLLDPYEIRNMGPSRTLILINGKRKNLSALLYTQTSPGRGETGSDISGIPIDAIKDIQVLRDGASAQYGSDAIAGVINIILKDNVDGGSATLRTGMTSEGDGEMFGVSVNNGASIGEDKGFVNYTVDFSKTSLANRPGTVDAAGEAADFGANIADVNEFLSRNPDANNINGSPETAAAKFLVNGEYNLSDESKVYFNAAFINKKVNSFANYRTPYWRSVDAYPYLADFFPGDNPTTAGGYDGYVPTFEGDLNDYNATVGFKSIINDWNVDASFTTGGNTQTYKVNQSHNRNVVYSPSTWVDANGNGAVDAGEITEGSQLYGSNSKQSFDPGGTGFYHNVGNLDISKILTDNLSVAFGTEFRYETFEVIEGELASYDGGGADSFAGNSPENSGKFTRYNFGGYASLNWNPVENLTLDGTIRSENYSDFGNAFVWKASGAYTISDKYTLRSSLSTGFRAPTLHQIYTQKAQYSFVPGQGIQVGGLVNNVSSQAQLLGIDKLDAETSTNFTLGLGGKVNKNLSFTVDYYSINVEDRIVLSTEIGPTAAGNTALDQVLNANNLSDLSFFTNAIDTKTSGIDVVIGYNKIEAGEGMLGFNLSGNYVIENARDGAVKNPSIVASAGQSVVNQTQEALFFTSRPETKWILGTTYDVGKFGFNLNNTFFGKTTFFQQGLATESVAVSEAYPTGERYSLRTEFTPKVVTDLGINFNATDKLTFALNINNLFNVLPEWGFKAETPTGEAILADPAQVKNQSNLITFNQRYSQMTYDGSHFSQLGTMFNLSLNYQF; encoded by the coding sequence ATGAAACAAAAGTATTTTTTAAAATTTTGTACCATCGCTTTTATGTTTATGCTACCTCTAGGGATAATGGCACAAACAGTAAAAGGAAAAGTTACAGATTCATCAGGAGAGGCATTGCCTTACATGAATATTGTAGAAAAAGGGAACAAATCTAACGGAGTGGTTTCTGGGGATAACGGTGAATTCTCGATAACTTTTAAAAGTTTACCAGCAACCATCATTATTTCTTCTATGGGTTTTAAAACAAAAACTGTAAAAGTAACAAACACCTCTTTTTTAACAATCATTGTAAATGAAGATAACGCTTTAGATGAAGTAGTAATTACAGGGTCTAGAACACCAGTAAGATCGAATACTAAAAGTCCTTTACCTATAGATATCGTTTCTTCAAAAGATTTAGTAGCCACAGGGCAAACTACTTTTGATAAGGCTTTACAATTTAAGATTCCATCTTTTAATACGGTTCAAACACCAGTAAATGATGCAACATCTTTATTAGATCCTTATGAAATTAGAAACATGGGACCTAGTAGAACCTTAATTTTAATCAACGGTAAACGTAAAAATTTATCTGCGCTATTATACACACAAACATCTCCAGGTAGAGGTGAAACAGGTTCAGATATTTCAGGAATTCCTATTGATGCCATTAAAGATATTCAGGTTTTAAGAGACGGAGCATCTGCTCAATATGGTTCTGATGCCATTGCAGGGGTAATTAATATTATCTTAAAAGACAACGTTGATGGAGGCTCTGCAACCTTAAGAACAGGAATGACTTCAGAAGGAGATGGAGAAATGTTTGGGGTTTCTGTAAACAATGGTGCTTCTATTGGAGAAGACAAAGGATTTGTGAACTATACTGTAGATTTTTCTAAAACAAGCTTAGCAAATAGACCAGGTACTGTAGATGCAGCTGGTGAGGCAGCAGATTTTGGAGCCAATATTGCAGATGTGAATGAGTTTTTAAGTAGAAACCCAGATGCTAACAATATTAATGGTTCGCCAGAAACAGCGGCTGCTAAATTTTTAGTGAATGGAGAGTATAATTTAAGTGATGAGTCTAAAGTATATTTTAATGCTGCATTTATCAATAAGAAAGTAAATTCTTTCGCAAACTATAGAACTCCGTATTGGAGATCTGTAGATGCCTATCCTTATTTGGCAGATTTTTTTCCTGGCGATAACCCAACGACTGCAGGTGGTTATGACGGATATGTTCCTACTTTTGAGGGAGATTTAAATGATTATAACGCTACAGTTGGTTTTAAATCAATTATTAATGACTGGAATGTAGATGCTAGTTTTACAACAGGAGGAAACACTCAAACATATAAAGTAAACCAATCTCATAACAGAAATGTGGTATATTCTCCATCTACTTGGGTAGATGCTAACGGTAACGGTGCGGTAGATGCTGGTGAAATTACCGAAGGATCTCAATTATATGGTAGTAACTCTAAACAATCTTTTGATCCAGGAGGAACAGGATTTTATCATAATGTTGGGAATTTAGATATTTCTAAAATTCTTACAGATAACTTAAGTGTTGCTTTTGGTACCGAGTTTAGATATGAAACTTTTGAAGTGATTGAAGGAGAATTAGCTTCTTATGATGGGGGTGGTGCAGATTCATTTGCAGGAAACAGCCCAGAAAACTCAGGTAAATTTACCCGTTATAATTTTGGTGGTTATGCTTCTTTAAACTGGAATCCAGTAGAGAATTTAACTTTAGATGGTACTATTAGAAGTGAAAACTATTCTGATTTTGGAAACGCTTTTGTTTGGAAAGCAAGTGGAGCTTACACTATTAGCGATAAGTATACTTTAAGAAGTTCTTTATCTACAGGTTTTAGAGCACCAACCTTACACCAAATTTATACACAAAAAGCACAATATAGTTTTGTGCCAGGACAAGGTATTCAAGTAGGTGGTTTGGTAAACAATGTATCTTCCCAAGCGCAATTATTAGGAATTGATAAATTAGATGCTGAAACTTCTACGAATTTTACTTTAGGTTTAGGAGGTAAAGTAAATAAAAACTTAAGCTTTACAGTAGATTATTATAGTATTAATGTTGAAGACAGAATTGTTTTAAGCACCGAGATAGGACCTACAGCTGCTGGTAATACTGCTTTAGATCAAGTTTTAAATGCAAACAATTTAAGTGATCTTAGTTTCTTTACAAATGCCATAGATACAAAAACATCTGGTATCGATGTGGTAATTGGTTACAATAAGATTGAAGCAGGAGAAGGGATGCTAGGTTTTAATTTATCTGGAAACTATGTGATAGAAAATGCAAGAGACGGTGCTGTTAAAAATCCTTCAATTGTAGCGTCAGCAGGTCAATCTGTTGTAAACCAAACACAAGAAGCTTTATTCTTTACCTCAAGACCAGAAACAAAATGGATTTTAGGAACTACTTATGATGTTGGTAAATTCGGATTTAATTTAAACAATACATTTTTCGGTAAAACTACATTTTTTCAACAAGGTTTAGCCACAGAATCTGTTGCCGTTAGTGAAGCATATCCTACTGGAGAAAGATATAGTCTTAGAACAGAATTTACACCTAAAGTTGTAACTGATTTAGGAATTAACTTTAATGCAACCGATAAATTGACATTTGCCTTAAACATAAATAATTTGTTTAATGTATTGCCAGAATGGGGCTTTAAAGCAGAAACACCAACAGGAGAGGCTATTTTAGCAGATCCTGCACAAGTTAAAAACCAATCCAATCTAATTACTTTTAATCAGCGTTATTCTCAAATGACGTATGATGGTTCTCACTTTAGTCAATTAGGAACGATGTTCAATTTATCATTGAATTATCAGTTTTAA
- the ttcA gene encoding tRNA 2-thiocytidine(32) synthetase TtcA — MDSEKQVTKKLQKAVAAAIQQYAMIAEGDKIMVCLSGGKDSYAMLQMLLYFQKVAPISFDLIAVNLDQKQPGFPEDVLPRYLTHLNVDYKIIEKNTYKIVMEKTPEGKTTCSLCSRLRRGTLYEAAKDLGCNKIALGHHQNDILETFFLNFFFSGKIETMPPKFKNDAGDLTVLRPLAFCKEEDIEVYSNYLNFPIIPCNLCGSQENLQRKKVKQMIADWETDFPNRNAIMMNALQNVYPSHLLDKNLYDFKNLESKISE, encoded by the coding sequence ATGGATTCTGAAAAACAGGTTACAAAAAAATTACAAAAAGCAGTTGCAGCCGCTATTCAGCAATACGCTATGATTGCTGAAGGAGATAAAATTATGGTTTGTCTTTCTGGCGGAAAAGATAGTTATGCTATGTTGCAGATGTTGTTATATTTTCAGAAAGTAGCTCCTATTTCTTTTGATTTAATTGCTGTGAATCTTGATCAAAAACAACCTGGTTTCCCTGAAGATGTTTTACCAAGGTATTTAACTCATCTTAACGTTGATTATAAGATTATTGAAAAAAACACTTACAAAATTGTAATGGAAAAAACTCCTGAAGGTAAAACTACTTGCAGTTTGTGCTCTCGTTTACGAAGAGGAACTTTATACGAAGCTGCAAAAGATTTAGGCTGTAATAAAATTGCATTGGGGCATCATCAAAATGATATTTTAGAAACCTTTTTCTTAAACTTCTTTTTCTCTGGAAAAATAGAAACGATGCCACCAAAATTTAAAAATGATGCTGGAGATTTAACCGTTTTAAGACCATTAGCATTTTGCAAAGAAGAAGATATAGAAGTATATTCTAATTATTTAAATTTCCCAATTATCCCTTGTAATTTATGTGGGTCTCAAGAAAACTTACAACGTAAAAAAGTAAAACAAATGATTGCTGATTGGGAAACGGATTTCCCTAATAGAAATGCCATTATGATGAATGCCTTACAAAATGTGTATCCTTCTCACCTATTGGATAAAAACTTGTATGATTTTAAAAATTTAGAAAGTAAAATTTCTGAATAA
- a CDS encoding ABC transporter ATP-binding protein gives MKDFVIRTENLSFSYAKKKQALKNVNINVPKGSIYGFLGPNGAGKSTTMQLLTGILTSTEKNITVFGKELNSQIPDVFSKIGALVESPSLYLHLSAIDNLRCITELKEISETKIPEVLELVGLLENGKEKVKHFSLGMKQRLAIAMTLLGEPELLLLDEPVNGLDPTGMSDIRELLVKLNKEKGITIFISSHLLAEIEKMCTHIGIINKGEIRFEGTMEALSKRAQGCSILVETSSLKKHFECIKTAYPSTKTEGKNQFKVVLKSKEEIPAFSKFMVVNEIPLYELKIVEGLEEWFLSLTK, from the coding sequence ATGAAAGACTTCGTAATTAGAACAGAAAATTTATCGTTTTCATATGCTAAGAAAAAACAAGCGTTAAAAAATGTAAATATTAATGTACCTAAAGGTTCAATTTATGGTTTTTTAGGTCCAAATGGAGCTGGTAAATCTACAACCATGCAATTGCTCACTGGAATTTTAACGAGTACTGAAAAAAATATTACCGTTTTCGGGAAAGAATTGAATAGTCAAATTCCAGATGTGTTTTCAAAAATTGGTGCTTTGGTAGAATCTCCAAGTTTGTATCTACATTTGTCTGCTATCGATAATTTACGCTGTATTACAGAGCTCAAAGAAATTTCTGAAACCAAAATACCTGAAGTTCTGGAGTTGGTTGGTTTGCTTGAAAATGGAAAAGAAAAAGTGAAACATTTTTCCTTAGGAATGAAACAACGATTGGCAATAGCCATGACTCTTTTAGGCGAACCAGAATTATTGTTATTAGATGAACCTGTGAACGGTTTAGACCCAACAGGAATGTCTGATATTAGGGAGTTGCTAGTAAAACTAAACAAAGAAAAAGGAATTACCATTTTTATTTCGAGTCATTTATTAGCTGAAATAGAAAAAATGTGCACACATATTGGTATTATCAACAAAGGCGAAATTCGTTTTGAGGGAACTATGGAAGCGCTTTCTAAAAGAGCCCAAGGATGCAGTATTCTAGTAGAAACTTCTAGTTTGAAAAAACATTTTGAGTGTATTAAAACAGCATATCCATCAACAAAAACTGAAGGTAAAAATCAGTTTAAAGTTGTACTAAAAAGCAAAGAAGAAATTCCTGCCTTTTCAAAATTTATGGTTGTAAATGAAATTCCACTTTACGAACTTAAAATTGTAGAAGGTTTGGAAGAGTGGTTTTTATCCTTAACAAAATAA
- a CDS encoding ABC transporter permease gives MKNRYKDFTKTIKTELIKKKRSGIFSLSFAIGLLLPLIGFIVKINFHLKGEEVAKGIPVNYYFEHLTNSLSPFVFFFFPVLMIYAASKIAQIDHKNKGWHLMETLPTSKFSVYFSKYILLLTSNLIAISTLLIFTFLFVFLESLFFEIASDKLLSFPLIDFLEVGLRLFLVSLCVSALQYGLSVLISSFIWPIIIGFIAMLIPLMLSDLYIVLNWYPYQLLHHIAKYPKGNDFGYWFTYSEVLSLLYAIISLYIGYNWYRFKVFFTAFYKNKRLLKLLGVLLISGTVIHFTLKPKQQELKSKTIIKGEISSDKEVNTVIIFDIIASDTLAKIPVVNNQFRQEFTQNLNTDYYTLQFDNYTRKLLYFGQNDSVYLDYKLFGTKDKLAVKGTRVSENIQENSFRTYTSYRYYLENNLKIDDADFYMEGIYDDWHKSLKKLNAIRTVDNIIPRSDYRERQTKLLSIEFLNYWNSFKKKRQTLYPDKPYVVNDNMKKLENSVPLNDETLLSNNNYLNYILEDLIKDDHREVSESEKYFAAIEKMDEGLFKDRLLLRQLNNSLSEAELVSVRDSLIDTYLHLISKKSYKDLILTKYQDYNRLSKGASAPEFLAYDTHGKKYNLDSFKGKIVIIDYWASWCGPCKREDPFYERKALMYKNKPIQFISMNIDVKKEDWLVDINNKGKSILQLRPESIKQMNDAYAINSIPRFVLLDQEGKIINSDFVRPSSKVFDELLNTYLP, from the coding sequence ATGAAAAATAGATATAAAGACTTTACTAAGACCATCAAAACAGAATTGATAAAAAAGAAACGTTCAGGTATTTTTAGCCTAAGTTTCGCAATTGGTTTGTTACTTCCTTTAATTGGATTTATCGTAAAAATAAATTTTCATTTAAAAGGAGAAGAAGTAGCCAAAGGTATTCCTGTGAATTATTACTTTGAACATTTAACAAACTCTTTATCACCTTTTGTCTTCTTCTTTTTTCCAGTACTTATGATTTATGCTGCTAGTAAAATAGCGCAAATAGATCATAAAAATAAAGGCTGGCACTTAATGGAAACCTTACCTACAAGTAAGTTTTCTGTTTACTTTTCTAAGTATATTTTATTGCTAACAAGCAATCTTATCGCTATTTCAACCTTGTTGATTTTTACGTTTTTATTTGTCTTTTTAGAATCCCTATTTTTTGAAATAGCTTCAGATAAATTATTGAGTTTTCCATTAATAGACTTTTTAGAAGTTGGTTTAAGATTGTTTCTTGTAAGTCTTTGTGTTTCTGCGTTGCAATATGGTTTATCCGTATTAATTTCTAGTTTTATTTGGCCTATAATTATTGGTTTTATAGCCATGTTAATACCTTTAATGCTCTCTGATTTATATATTGTACTGAATTGGTATCCGTATCAATTATTACATCACATTGCCAAGTATCCAAAGGGTAATGATTTTGGATATTGGTTTACATACTCAGAAGTTCTGAGTTTATTATATGCCATTATTAGTCTCTATATTGGCTACAATTGGTATCGATTTAAGGTATTTTTTACTGCCTTTTATAAAAATAAGCGCTTATTAAAATTGTTAGGTGTTTTATTGATTTCTGGAACTGTAATCCATTTTACTTTAAAACCAAAACAGCAAGAACTAAAAAGCAAAACAATTATTAAAGGAGAAATATCGTCTGATAAAGAAGTGAATACTGTTATTATTTTTGATATTATAGCGAGCGATACTTTAGCTAAAATACCTGTTGTCAATAACCAATTTAGACAAGAATTTACACAGAATTTAAATACAGATTATTATACCTTACAATTTGATAATTATACTAGAAAACTCCTATATTTTGGACAAAATGATAGTGTATATTTAGATTATAAATTATTTGGTACCAAAGACAAACTAGCGGTAAAAGGGACAAGAGTCTCAGAAAACATTCAAGAAAATAGTTTCAGAACCTACACATCTTATCGTTATTATTTAGAAAATAATTTAAAAATTGATGATGCCGATTTTTATATGGAAGGAATTTACGATGATTGGCACAAGAGTTTGAAAAAATTAAACGCTATTAGAACTGTGGATAATATTATTCCAAGATCTGATTATAGAGAAAGACAAACCAAACTACTGTCTATTGAATTTTTAAATTATTGGAATTCTTTTAAGAAAAAACGCCAAACCTTATATCCAGATAAGCCTTATGTTGTTAACGATAATATGAAAAAATTAGAGAATAGCGTACCTTTAAATGATGAAACCTTACTATCTAATAATAACTACTTAAACTACATTCTAGAAGATTTAATTAAAGATGATCATAGAGAAGTTTCTGAAAGTGAAAAATATTTTGCAGCTATCGAAAAAATGGACGAAGGTTTATTTAAAGATCGCTTGTTATTACGACAATTAAATAATAGTTTGTCTGAGGCAGAATTAGTGAGTGTTAGAGATTCTTTAATCGATACCTATTTACATTTAATTTCTAAAAAAAGTTATAAAGATCTCATACTTACTAAATATCAAGATTATAATCGATTGTCAAAAGGAGCCAGTGCTCCAGAGTTTTTAGCCTATGATACCCATGGAAAAAAATACAATCTAGATAGTTTTAAAGGCAAAATAGTAATTATAGATTATTGGGCTTCTTGGTGTGGGCCCTGTAAAAGAGAGGATCCTTTTTATGAAAGAAAAGCATTAATGTATAAAAACAAACCGATTCAATTTATTTCTATGAACATAGATGTAAAAAAAGAAGATTGGTTGGTAGATATTAACAATAAAGGGAAAAGCATTTTACAATTACGACCAGAAAGCATAAAACAGATGAATGATGCCTATGCTATAAATTCAATCCCAAGATTTGTGTTATTGGATCAAGAAGGCAAAATAATTAACTCAGACTTTGTAAGGCCTTCAAGCAAAGTTTTTGATGAATTATTAAATACGTATTTACCATAA